From a single Phragmites australis chromosome 7, lpPhrAust1.1, whole genome shotgun sequence genomic region:
- the LOC133924807 gene encoding copper chaperone for superoxide dismutase, chloroplastic isoform X1, producing MPLERTTAARAPAVLNPETKSRSSSRVRVQRSEPATALVVNTNQPQLPFAIQPTAARTRENHKRLQKLGAQRKMVGFLGASAAASAVPAAAYALSSSSSSPTTSKLQFPLPASFPSALTSSSSSTSARAPNAVTPMAAAAAAAATADPSAPDKDTALPELTTEFMVDMKCEGCVTAVKNKLQTLEGIKNIEVDLSNQVVRVLGSLPLKTMLDALHQTGRDARLIGQGNPNDFLVSAAVAEFKGPVIFGVVRLAQVNMGLARVEATFSGLSPGKYGWSINEFGDLTRGAESTGKAYNPPEYLSNKPIGDLGTLEAGENGEAHFSGSKEKLKVVDLIGRSIALYAAEDRSDPGIAAAVIARSAGVGENYKKLCSCDGVTIWESS from the exons ATGCCGCTCGAGAGAACAACCGCAGCCCGGGCACCTGCGGTTCTGAATCCTGAAACGAAATCTAGAAGCAGCAGCCGAGTTCGTGTTCAGAGATCAGAACCTGCAACAGCACTGGTTGTCAATACCAACCAACCACAATTGCCATTTGCCATCCAACCCACCGCCGCGCGGACCAGAGAAAACCACAAGAGGCTACAAAAGCTAGGGGCGCAACGCAAAATGGTGGGCTTCCTCggggcctccgccgccgcctccgctgtGCCCGCAGCAGCCTacgccctctcctcctcctcctcctctcccaccaCCTCCAAGCTCCAATTCCCCCTGCCCGCTTCCTTCCCTTCCGCCTTgacctcctcatcctcctccacctctgcGCGCGCGCCAAACGCCGTCACTccgatggccgccgccgccgctgccgctgccacgGCCGATCCCTCGGCCCCCGATAAG GACACTGCGCTTCCGGAACTCACG ACAGAATTCATGGTGGACATGAAATGTGAGGGCTGTGTAACAGCAGTGAAAAACAAGCTTCAAACTCTTGAAG GAATAAAAAACATCGAAGTGGACTTGAGTAACCAGGTTGTTAGAGTTCTTGGGTCTCTCCCACTGAAGACAATGTTAGATGCTCTGCATCAAACAGGCCGAGATGCACGTCTGATTGGGCAAGGGAACCCAAATG ATTTTTTAGTTTCCGCTGCTGTGGCTGAGTTCAAAGGGCCGGTTATATTCGGTGTTGTTCGTCTGGCTCAAGTTAACATGGGGTTGGCTAGAGTTGAAGCCACCTTTAGTGGTCTATCACCTGGTAAATATGGATGGTCAATTAATGAGTTTGGGGATTTGACAAGAGGTGCGGAAAGTACTGGCAAAGCATATAATCCACCAGAATATTTATCCAATAAG CCTATTGGTGACCTGGGAACACTAGAAGCTGGAGAGAATGGGGAAGCCCATTTCTCAGgatcaaaagaaaaattgaaagTTGTTGACTTGATTGGCCGCTCTATCGCTCTGTATGCAGCCGAGGACAGATCAGACCCTGGCATTGCAGCAGCCGTGATTGCAAGAAGTGCCGGGGTTGGAGAGAACTACAAGAAGCTTTGTTCCTGTGATGGTGTCACCATCTGGGAATCAAGCTAA
- the LOC133924807 gene encoding copper chaperone for superoxide dismutase, chloroplastic isoform X2 — MVDMKCEGCVTAVKNKLQTLEGIKNIEVDLSNQVVRVLGSLPLKTMLDALHQTGRDARLIGQGNPNDFLVSAAVAEFKGPVIFGVVRLAQVNMGLARVEATFSGLSPGKYGWSINEFGDLTRGAESTGKAYNPPEYLSNKPIGDLGTLEAGENGEAHFSGSKEKLKVVDLIGRSIALYAAEDRSDPGIAAAVIARSAGVGENYKKLCSCDGVTIWESS; from the exons ATGGTGGACATGAAATGTGAGGGCTGTGTAACAGCAGTGAAAAACAAGCTTCAAACTCTTGAAG GAATAAAAAACATCGAAGTGGACTTGAGTAACCAGGTTGTTAGAGTTCTTGGGTCTCTCCCACTGAAGACAATGTTAGATGCTCTGCATCAAACAGGCCGAGATGCACGTCTGATTGGGCAAGGGAACCCAAATG ATTTTTTAGTTTCCGCTGCTGTGGCTGAGTTCAAAGGGCCGGTTATATTCGGTGTTGTTCGTCTGGCTCAAGTTAACATGGGGTTGGCTAGAGTTGAAGCCACCTTTAGTGGTCTATCACCTGGTAAATATGGATGGTCAATTAATGAGTTTGGGGATTTGACAAGAGGTGCGGAAAGTACTGGCAAAGCATATAATCCACCAGAATATTTATCCAATAAG CCTATTGGTGACCTGGGAACACTAGAAGCTGGAGAGAATGGGGAAGCCCATTTCTCAGgatcaaaagaaaaattgaaagTTGTTGACTTGATTGGCCGCTCTATCGCTCTGTATGCAGCCGAGGACAGATCAGACCCTGGCATTGCAGCAGCCGTGATTGCAAGAAGTGCCGGGGTTGGAGAGAACTACAAGAAGCTTTGTTCCTGTGATGGTGTCACCATCTGGGAATCAAGCTAA
- the LOC133924807 gene encoding copper chaperone for superoxide dismutase, chloroplastic isoform X3: MLDALHQTGRDARLIGQGNPNDFLVSAAVAEFKGPVIFGVVRLAQVNMGLARVEATFSGLSPGKYGWSINEFGDLTRGAESTGKAYNPPEYLSNKPIGDLGTLEAGENGEAHFSGSKEKLKVVDLIGRSIALYAAEDRSDPGIAAAVIARSAGVGENYKKLCSCDGVTIWESS; the protein is encoded by the exons ATGTTAGATGCTCTGCATCAAACAGGCCGAGATGCACGTCTGATTGGGCAAGGGAACCCAAATG ATTTTTTAGTTTCCGCTGCTGTGGCTGAGTTCAAAGGGCCGGTTATATTCGGTGTTGTTCGTCTGGCTCAAGTTAACATGGGGTTGGCTAGAGTTGAAGCCACCTTTAGTGGTCTATCACCTGGTAAATATGGATGGTCAATTAATGAGTTTGGGGATTTGACAAGAGGTGCGGAAAGTACTGGCAAAGCATATAATCCACCAGAATATTTATCCAATAAG CCTATTGGTGACCTGGGAACACTAGAAGCTGGAGAGAATGGGGAAGCCCATTTCTCAGgatcaaaagaaaaattgaaagTTGTTGACTTGATTGGCCGCTCTATCGCTCTGTATGCAGCCGAGGACAGATCAGACCCTGGCATTGCAGCAGCCGTGATTGCAAGAAGTGCCGGGGTTGGAGAGAACTACAAGAAGCTTTGTTCCTGTGATGGTGTCACCATCTGGGAATCAAGCTAA
- the LOC133924805 gene encoding subtilisin-like protease SBT1.3, producing MDLSSTRWKALSLCLALVLVHASLSACAPAPKTYIVQMAASEMPTSFDYHPEWYASTVKSVSSSQLQEADDPYARIVYNYETAFHGFAARLDEDEAERMAEADGVVTVLPETVLHLHTTRSPDFLGISPEISNTIWSAGLANHDVVVGVLDTGIWPESPSFSDKGLGPVPAKWKGLCQTGRGFTIANCNRKIIGARIFYNGYEATSGPINETTEFKSPRDQDGHGTHTAATAAGAPVQDANLFGYASGVARGMAPRARVAAYKVCWAGGCFSSDILAAVDRAVSDGVDVLSISLGGGASSYYRDSLSIASFGAMQMGVFVACSAGNAGPDPVSLTNLSPWITTVGASTMDRDFPATVTLGNGANITGVSLYKGRQNLSSQQQYPLVYMGGNSSIPDPRSLCLEGTLQHHEVAGKVVICDRGISPRVQKGQVVKNAGGIGMILANTPANGEELVADSHLLPAVAIGESEGIAAKKYSKTAPKPTATLSFAGTKLGIRPSPVVAAFSSRGPNSLTLEILKPDVIAPGVNILAAWSGDASPSSLSSDHRRVGFNILSGTSMSCPHVAGVAALIKASHPDWSPAQIKSALMTTAYIHDNTYRPLKDAATGKASTPFEHGAGHIHPLRALNPGLVYDIGQDDYLEFLCTQNLTPMQLKAFTKNSNRTCKHTFGSAGNLNYPAISAVFERPSSALTLHRTVTNVGPPSSTYHVKVTRFRGADIVFEPNTLHFTSSKQKLTYKITIRTKAAQKTPEFGALSWSDGVHIVRSPVILTWLPPV from the coding sequence ATGGATTTGAGCAGCACAAGATGGAAGGCTCTGTCGCTGTGCTTAGCTCTCGTACTTGTCCATGCAAGCCTCTCTGCTTGCGCGCCAGCTCCCAAGACTTACATCGTTCAGATGGCCGCGTCTGAGATGCCGACCTCGTTCGATTACCACCCCGAATGGTACGCATCCACTGTGAAATCCGTGAGTTCCTCCCAGCTGCAGGAAGCGGATGACCCTTACGCGAGGATCGTCTACAACTACGAGACGGCCTTCCATGGCTTCGCGGCTCGGCTCGACGAGGACGAAGCCGAGCGGATGGCCGAAGCGGACGGCGTGGTGACCGTGCTCCCGGAGACGGTCCTGCACCTGCACACTACCAGGAGCCCCGACTTCCTGGGCATTAGCCCGGAGATCAGCAACACCATATGGTCCGCCGGCCTCGCCAACCACGACGTCGTCGTCGGCGTGCTCGACACCGGCATATGGCCCGAGAGCCCCAGCTTCAGCGACAAGGGCCTCGGCCCCGTGCCGGCCAAGTGGAAAGGCCTGTGCCAGACCGGGCGCGGTTTCACCATCGCCAACTGCAACCGCAAGATCATCGGCGCGCGCATCTTCTACAACGGCTACGAGGCCACGTCGGGGCCCATCAACGAGACGACCGAGTTCAAGTCCCCGCGGGACCAGGACGGGCACGGCACGCACACCGCGGCCACCGCTGCGGGCGCGCCCGTGCAGGACGCCAACCTGTTCGGCTACGCCAGCGGCGTCGCCCGTGGCATGGCGCCCCGCGCCCGCGTCGCCGCGTACAAGGTGTGCTGGGCCGGCGGCTGCTTCAGCTCCGACATCCTGGCGGCCGTCGACCGCGCCGTGTCGGATGGCGTCGACGTGCTCTCCATCTCCCTCGGCGGTGGCGCCTCCTCCTACTACCGCGACAGCTTGTCCATCGCGTCGTTCGGTGCCATGCAGATGGGCGTGTTCGTCGCCTGCTCGGCCGGCAACGCCGGCCCAGACCCGGTAAGCCTCACCAACCTGTCGCCGTGGATAACCACGGTGGGCGCGAGCACCATGGACCGAGACTTCCCGGCCACGGTGACGCTCGGCAATGGCGCAAACATCACCGGCGTTTCGCTCTACAAAGGCCGGCAAAATCTTTCATCTCAGCAGCAGTATCCGTTGGTCTACATGGGCGGCAACTCGAGCATCCCGGACCCCAGGTCTCTGTGCCTGGAGGGGACACTACAGCACCATGAAGTCGCTGGAAAGGTAGTGATTTGCGACCGTGGCATTAGTCCTCGGGTGCAAAAGGGTCAGGTTGTCAAGAACGCCGGTGGCATCGGCATGATACTCGCCAACACGCCAGCAAACGGCGAGGAGCTTGTCGCCGACAGCCACCTCCTGCCTGCAGTGGCCATTGGGGAGTCTGAAGGTATTGCCGCCAAGAAGTACAGCAAAACCGCCCCAAAACCAACCGCGACGCTCAGCTTCGCTGGAACCAAGCTCGGGATCCGCCCATCGCCGGTGGTCGCCGCGTTCTCGTCCCGGGGACCCAACTCCCTGACCCTGGAGATCCTCAAGCCAGATGTCATCGCACCCGGCGTGAACATCTTGGCGGCGTGGAGCGGCGATGCCAGCCCGTCGAGCTTGTCCAGCGACCACCGCCGCGTCGGGTTCAACATCCTGTCGGGGACGTCCATGTCGTGCCCACACGTCGCCGGCGTGGCTGCGCTGATCAAGGCCAGCCACCCGGACTGGAGCCCCGCACAGATCAAGTCCGCGCTGATGACCACGGCGTACATCCACGACAACACGTACCGGCCGCTGAAGGACGCGGCCACCGGCAAGGCGTCCACGCCGTTCGAGCACGGAGCTGGGCACATACACCCACTGCGAGCTCTCAACCCCGGCCTGGTCTACGACATCGGCCAAGACGACTACCTGGAGTTCCTCTGCACGCAGAATCTGACGCCGATGCAGCTCAAGGCCTTCACCAAGAACTCGAACAGGACATGCAAGCACACCTTCGGTTCGGCTGGCAACTTGAACTATCCGGCCATCTCCGCAGTCTTTGAGCGGCCGTCTTCAGCGCTGACGCTGCACCGTACTGTGACAAACGTTGGTCCTCCCTCTTCGACATACCATGTCAAGGTTACACGGTTCAGAGGCGCAGACATCGTCTTCGAACCGAATACCCTGCACTTCACAAGCTCAAAGCAGAAGCTAACCTACAAGATCACCATCAGAACCAAGGCTGCCCAGAAGACGCCGGAGTTCGGAGCATTGTCCTGGAGCGACGGTGTTCACATAGTCCGGAGCCCCGTCATCCTCACATGGCTGCCACCAGTGTGA
- the LOC133924806 gene encoding xyloglucan galactosyltransferase XLT2-like: protein MAMYRPEHPSPPARRRRLVVLLLLAFFALQLLVFLAFRAVRPPPAPASSTAAVVSVPGPVLSRVGAEDSSCGSGLVYIYDLPAVFNQELLGLCDSLAPMYSMCPYLANDGLGFPAGGTNLSAVLPRELLGSWYASDQFALEHIVHRRLLSHRCRTTDPARAAAFFVPFYAGLAVGRHLWAANATDADRDSDCVALLSWLHAQPYYKRSHGWDHFIALGRITWDFRRTPDGGWGGSFLTMPGVANITRLVIERDPWDDMDVGIPYPTGFHPRTATDVRAWQRYVARRPRPRLFAFAGAPRSSIKGDFRALLLEECQAAGASCGALDCAEGKCIKNNALVMELFMGARFCLQPRGDSFTRRSLFDCMVAGAVPVLFWRRTAYQQYGWFLPVDGREGEWSVFIDRNQLRAGNLTVRGVLAAIPESQMRLMRKRVVKMIPTLVYSAADGDGLGGGMKDAVDVMVDGMLRRVPEHHRSWR, encoded by the coding sequence ATGGCCATGTATCGCCCCGAGCATCCCAGTCCGccagcccgccgccgccgcctcgtcgTGCTCCTCCTGCTCGCCTTCTTCGCCCTCCAGCTCCTCGTCTTCCTCGCCTTCCGAGCGGTGCGCCCTCCTCCGGCCccggcctcctccaccgccgccgtcgtctcCGTACCGGGGCCGGTGCTTTCGCGCGTCGGCGCCGAGGATTCGAGCTGCGGGAGCGGGCTCGTGTACATCTACGACCTCCCCGCGGTCTTCAACCAGGAGCTGCTGGGGTTGTGCGACTCGCTGGCGCCGATGTACTCGATGTGCCCCTACCTCGCCAACGACGGGCTCGGGTTCCCAGCGGGAGGGACCAACCTGTCCGCGGTCCTGCCGCGCGAGCTGCTCGGGTCGTGGTACGCGTCCGACCAGTTCGCGCTGGAGCACATCGTCCACCGCCGCCTGCTATCGCACCGGTGCCGCACCACCGAcccggcgcgcgccgcggcgttCTTCGTGCCGTTCTACGCGGGGCTCGCCGTGGGGCGCCACCTGTGGGCGGCGAACGCCACTGACGCCGACAGGGACAGCGACTGCGTCGCGCTGCTGTCGTGGCTCCACGCGCAGCCGTACTACAAGCGGTCCCACGGCTGGGACCACTTCATCGCGCTGGGTCGCATCACCTGGGACTTCCGCCGCACGCCGGACGGCGGGTGGGGTGGCAGCTTCCTCACCATGCCCGGGGTGGCCAACATCACCCGCCTCGTCATCGAGCGCGACCCCTGGGACGACATGGACGTCGGCATCCCGTACCCCACCGGATTCCACCCGCGCACCGCCACTGACGTGCGCGCGTGGCAGCGGTACGTCGCGCGGCGCCCCCGCCCCAGGCTTTTCGCCTTCGCCGGCGCGCCGAGGTCCTCAATCAAGGGCGACTTCCGCGCTCTGCTGCTGGAGGAGTGCCAGGCGGCCGGGGCCTCGTGCGGCGCGCTGGACTGCGCCGAGGGCAAGTGCATCAAGAATAACGCGCTCGTCATGGAGCTGTTCATGGGCGCGAGGTTCTGCCTGCAGCCGCGTGGGGACAGCTTCACGCGGCGGTCGCTATTCGACTGCATGGTGGCCGGCGCCGTGCCGGTGCTATTCTGGCGGCGGACCGCGTACCAGCAGTACGGGTGGTTCCTTCCAGTCGACGGGCGCGAGGGAGAGTGGTCCGTGTTCATCGATCGCAACCAGCTCCGCGCGGGGAACCTCACCGTGCGCGGCGTGCTGGCGGCCATCCCAGAGTCGCAGATGCGGCTGATGCGGAAGCGCGTGGTGAAGATGATCCCGACACTGGTGTACTCCGCGGCGGACGGGGACGGGCTCGGCGGCGGCATGAAGGACGCCGTGGACGTCATGGTCGACGGCATGCTGCGGCGGGTGCCCGAGCACCACCGGAGCTGGAGGTGA